The window ATTATTGCACGTTGCGATACTGGTCGATGGCGTAATCGATCTTGAACTGGCTCGGATCGATTTTCCGCACCGTGTCGAGATTGTAGATCGCGACCGTGGTGTCGTAACCCTGCGGATCGGTGATGGTCCACTGCTTGAGCTGGTTGTCCTTGGCACCGAGCATCAGCATCAAGCGGCTGGTGCCGACCAGCGGCTGCTTCTCCTCGATGGTGACGCTGACGAACATGTCATCAGCGGTGACGCCGACCACATTGGTGTCCTTCATCAGGTCGATCTTGTCGGACAGCAGGAAACGCAGCGGCGTCTGCGACAGCGGATAGAGATCCTGGGTCGCAAGCTTGGTATCGCGCACGATGACCGACGATCCGTCGGCGACGATCGCGATCTTGCTCGGCGGATCGTATTCAAAACGCACCTTGCCCGGCTTCTGGATGAAGAAGCTGCCGGTGCTGCGCGAGCCGTCCGGACCGACCTGGACAAAGCTGCCGCTGAGATTCAGCAGCGACGACAGATACGAGCTGATCTTGGCGGCCTGTGCCCGTTGCTTGTCGTCGAAGGTGGTGAAGATGCTCGCCGGCGCGCGGTTGCGCGGATCCGGGATCACCGGATTGGGCGGCGTGGTCGCAGCGGTGGTAACCGGCGCCGGCGTTGTCGAGGCCGTCGGCTTGGCGGCATTCGGCGCGGCGACCACCGGTGCGCCATCACGGGCCTTCGGCGCCGGGCGCGGCAGCGGAATGGCTTGCGCCATCGCTGAGGGCACCACCATCGCCGCCAGCAGGGCAATCGAGAGCACGGCGGCGCCGCAGCTCAGGCGTGAGCCGTGCCGTTTCAAATCTTCAGCCTGCTGTTTCGCCATCATGCTCAATCGCTTGAATCCAAATAACCTAGCCGTTTTGCTCGCCCGCGCTAGTGTGCTGAACGCGAAGTTCCTGCGCCTGCTCGGCTGGCTCCTTCAGGAACTTCGCGTTCATAAAGCACACTAGAATCATAAAGTTGCTAGTGTCCTTATCGCTTCGCGAGTTCGTCCAGAGGTTGCCTAGAGTACAACGAACTCGCGAAGCGGGACACTAGTCCCTAAGCTGTGGCGATTTCGCGGCCTCGGGTTCCCTGCAAGTCATACGGATGCAATGCTGTTTTCGCGGATCAGAAGCGTTCCTCTTCCTCACCGACCAGGATTTCACGTTTGCCCGCATGGTTGGCCGGGCCGACGATGCCTTCCTGTTCCATCCGCTCCATCAGCGACGCCGCGCGGTTATAGCCGATCTGCAGCCGGCGCTGGATGTAGCTGGTGGAGGCCTTGCGGTCGCGTTTGACGATCTGCACCGCTTGCGTGAACAAGTCGTTGCTCTCGCCGCCGCCCATGCCGGTGGCGTCGAACACCGCGCCGTCCTCTTCGCTCTCTTCTTCGACGGTGACCGCTTCGAGATATTCCGGCGAGCCCTGGGTCTTGAGGTGGCGCACCACCTTCTCGACTTCGTCGTCGGAGACAAAAGGTCCGTGCACGCGGCTGATGCGTCCGCCGCCGGCCATGTACAGCATGTCGCCCTGCCCCAGCAGCTGCTCGGCGCCCATCTCGCCGAGAATGGTGCGGCTGTCGATCTTTGACGTCACCTGGAAGGAGATGCGGGTCGGGAAGTTGGCCTTGATGGTGCCGGTGATGACGTCGACCGAGGGACGTTGTGTCGCAAGCACGACATGCAGGCCGGCGGCGCGCGCCATCTGCGCCAGGCGCTGCACCGTGCCTTCGATCTCCTTGCCGGCCACCATCATCAGGTCGGCCATCTCGTCCACGATGATGACGATGTAGGGCAGCGGATCGAGCGCGAGCTTTTCTTCCTCGTAGATCGCCTTGCCGGTCTCCTTGTCGAAGCCGGTGTGCACCGTGCGGGTCAGTTCCTCGCCATTGGCGCGGGCTTCCCCCAGTCGCACATTGTAGCCATCGATATTGCGCACGCCGAGCTTCGCCATGTTCTTGTAGCGCTGCTCCATCTCGCGCACCGCCCACTTCAGCGCGACCACGGCCTTCTTCGGGTCGGTGACGACGGGGGTGAGGAGATGCGGGATGCCGTCATAAACCGACAATTCCAGCATCTTCGGATCGACCATGATCAGCCGGCACTGGTCCGGCCGCAGCCGGTACACCAGGCTCAGGATCATGGTGTTGATGGCGACCGATTTGCCGGAGCCAGTGGTGCCGGCGATCAGGAGATGCGGCATGCGGGCGAGATCGACAATGATCGGTTCGCCGCCGATGTTTTTGCCCAGGCACAGCGGCAGCTTGTGCGAGGTCTCATCCTTGGTCGACAGCATTTCGCGGAAATAGACCTTCTCGCGATGCTCGTTCGGCAGTTCGATGCCGATGGCGTTGCGGCCGGGGACCACGGCGACGCGGGCGGACAGCGCACTCATCGAGCGCGCGATGTCATCGGCGAGGCCGATCACCCGTGACGATTTGATGCCGGGCGCCGGTTCGAGTTCGTACAGCGTGACCACCGGGCCGGGCCGTGCATTGGTGATCTCGCCGCGCACGCCGAAATCCTGCAGCACGCCTTCGAGCAGTTTCGAGTTTTCCTCGAGTTCGCCCTTGCTGAGGGCCTTGCGGTCGGACGCCTTTGCGGCGGTGAGCACCGTGAGCGGCGGCAGCACGAACGCCGCGCCTTTTTTCGCCACCGGTGCCGCGGTCTTCGGTGCGCGCTTTTTCGGCGCGCGGGCTACCGGCTCTTCGTCGTCTTCGTCCTCGCTGTCGGCCGCTCCGTGACCCGCGGGCGCCTCGTCGTCATCATCGTCGTGCGCATGCGGCGCGATCGGCGGGCTGGTGCGCTCGCGTCCCCGCTCGAGGCTGGGTTCACGGCGATCGAACGATGCGGTGCGCGGCGCCTCGCGGCTGGCGATCAGGAAACGATAGGCCATCTTCAGGCCAACCCACATCCGCGCCTTCAGGCTGAGCAGCCCGTGCACCAGCCATCCCAGCGAGATCGAGCGGCTGTCATTGTCGTCATAGGCGTCGTCGTCATCGTCGTCGAGCACCGACGGCTTCGGTTCGACCACGGCTTCGCGCGATCCGACGCCGCTGGCGAACAGGAAGGTGGCGATGACGGCGGCCAACAGCAGCGTGCCGAGGATCAGCCGGTAGACCAGCCCCGGAGGGCCGAACATCACTGCGGGCGCGCGCACCAGCGCGTCGCCGACCACGCCGCCGAGGCCGGTCGGCAGTGGCCATGCGGCCGAGCGCGGAAAGCAGCTGAAGAAACCCGCCGCGACCACGGCGCAAAGGATCCAGCTGCCGATCCGCAGCGCCTCGCGGTCGAAATGGCGATGGGTCATCATCCGCCAGCCCCACACGGCGATCGGCAGGATCACCATGACGGCGCCGAGCCCCATGATCTGCATCAGCAGATCCGCGCCGATGGCGCCGGGAAATCCCATGATGTTGCGGATCTTGCCCGCGGTGGCATGGCTGAGCGAGGGATCCTGCACCGACCACGTCATCAAGGCCGCGGCAACGATCCCTGCAAGTCCGACCAACGCGAGGCCGGTGAGTTCGCGCAGGCGGCGCGCCAGCATCTCGCGGATCGGATCCGGCAACTGGCCGACGATGGGAATCACACGCTCGATTGCGGGCATGCTCATCGGTCCTCCCGAACGTGCTTGCCGTCCAGCACCGCAACAATCCGGTGCAGGCCTTCCGCCGCGGTTTCGCTGTCCTGCACCAGCGCGACGCGGATGTAGCCGGCGCCGGGATTGCTGCCGTCGGCCTGCCGCCGCGCCAGATAGCTGCCGGGAATCACCCGCACCCCGGCCTCCTTGAACAGCCTCACCGTGATCGCCGTGTCGTCGCCGAGTGCGGAGACATCGAGCCAGAGGCAGAAACCGCCGGCCGGCCGCTTGTAGCCGTAGCGCGATCCGAGAATCTGGTCGGCGAGGTCGAACTTGGTCCGGTACAGCGCGCGATTGACCTCGACATGGTCTTCGTCGCCGTAGGCGGCGGCGGCAACATGCTGCAGCGGCACAGGCACGGTGGGAGCCGCGACATTGCGCAGCTCATGCATCTGCGCCAGGAATTTTTTGTCGCCGGCGGCAAAGCCGACCCGCATGCCCGGCAGGTTCGAGCGTTTCGACAGCGACTGGAAGGTCGCGACATTGGCGAAGTCGGGCCCGGCGTGCTCCAGGATGCTGCCCGGCGCCGCCTTGGTGTAAATCTCCGAATAACACTCGTCGCTCAGCACCACGAAGCCATGGTGGTCGGCGAGCTGCTTCAGCCGCTTGAAATAGGAGGCCGTTGCCACCGCGCCCTGCGGGTTGGCGGGCGAGGCGATGAAGAAAGCCACGGTGCGCGCCAGCGTCGCGTCGTCCAGCGCCTCGAGATCCGGCAGGAAGCCATTGTCCGGGGTGGTCGGCAGCAGGATGCGCTCGCAGCCGGCGGCGTCGGCGCCCGCCGCATAGGCCGGATAGAACGGATTCGGCAGCAGGACCGCGGGCGTTCCCTTGCGCGGGCTGACAAAGCGGGCCGCGGCGATGGCGCCAAAAAACAGCCCCTCACGGCTGCCGCTCAGCACCAGCACCTCGGTTTCCGGGTCCACGGCCCGCGGCAGGTCGAACCGCCGGCCGAGCCAGGAGGCCACGGCCTCGCGGAACGGGGCAATGCCCTTGGCGATCGGGTAACGGCCGAATTCGGTGGCGTGCTGCGCCAGCACCGGACCGACAAAGCCGGGGACGGCATGCTGGGGTTCGCCGATCGACATATTGATCAGGGGTTTGCCCGGTTCATGCCCCTTCAGCAGGTCGGTCAGCCGGGCAAAGGGCGAGCGTTCGCTGTCCTTCTCCCCGGCGCCATCGGCCGGTTGGGATAAAGCGGGTGTAACCATTCTGAAACGCCAGCACTTTTGGTCTGTCGATCGCACCATGGATCGAGCGGGATCGGATCAGATCACCATAGATGCGGCGAGGTTAAGACGCGATTAACCATCGGTCGAGGGGTGGGGTTTCGACTTTATAATAGGCTGCGCTGTCAGCCCGCAGCCGCCGGCGGATCTGTCAGGCGTCCCTACCGCGCCGGCAGCTTCTCGAAGGCCGGCATCCCGTCGGGCACGTGGTGGAACGCCTGCTTGTCGCAGGTGTAGATCGCCATCTGCGGGGGAAAGAGCTTTGGATCGTCCAGGGTTCCGATCTTGATGATCGCGGCGGGCAGGCCGGGCGCCTTGGTCACCAGATGCGTGCCGCACTCGGGGCAAAACTCGCGCGTCACGGCGTGTTCGAGGTCCTTGCGGCTGAATTGCTTGGGCTCGCTGGCGGTATATGTGAAGCCGGTGACCGGCATTGCGACGAACGTGTTGGCCCCGCCGCCCGAGATGTACTGGCATTCCCGGCAATGGCACTGCCCCGCCATCATCGGTTCGCCCTCGGCCTGATAGCGCACCTTGCCGCAATAGCACCCGCCTTCGACCTTCATGACCTCCTCCCGGTTTGTTGGCTCGGCCTCACGTTTCACGAAAGCGTCTGGGCCGGCGCTTCCGGCCATACTGTCTCAAGTGGTGGAAAAAGCGAAGGGCCCCAGCTTGCGCTGGAGCCCCTCTGACGGCCGGTGCATTGCCGGGTTTGTGCCCCGACCGTTGTCTCTTCAATCTACGCGTATCCTGATCGCAAAACCGGAAACCACTTTTGCGGGATACCCGGTGACGCTTACATGTTGTAGGCGCGCTCGGTGTGCTCGGTGACGTCGAGGCCTTCGCGCTCCTTTTCGACATTGGCGCGCAGTCCGACGATCACATCGACCACCTTGTAGAGGATCGCCGAGCCGATGCCCGACCACACCAGCGTGGTGGCGACGGCCTTGCACTGGGAGATCATCTGGGTGGTGAAGTCGTAGTCGCCGATCTTGCCGGCCACGTAGTCCATCACGCCGGTGCCGCCGAGCGCCGGGTTCACCAGGATGCCGGTGCCGAGTGCGCCGACGATGCCGCCGATGCAGTGGACGCCGAACACGTCGAGCGAGTCGTCATAGCCCAGCGCGTTCTTGATGACGGTGCAGAAGAACAGGCAGACCACGCCGACCACCAGACCCAGCACGATGGCGCCCATCGGACCGGAATAACCGGCCGCCGGTGTCACCGCGACAAGCCCCGCAATCGCACCCGAGAGAGCGCCGAGCAGCGAGGGATGACCCTTGATGATCCACTCCGCGAACATCCAGGCCAGTGCGGCTGCGGCGGTGGCGAGGAACGAGTTGGTCATCGCCAGAGCAGCGCCGCCCGAAGCTTCGAGGTTCGATCCGGCATTGAAGCCGAACCAGCCGACCCAGAGCAGCGACGCGCCGATCATGGTCATGGTCAGCGAGTGCGGAGCCATCAGGTCCTTGCCGTAGCCGGTGCGCTTGCCGACCAGCAGGGCGCCGACCAGGCCGGCAATGCCGGCATTGATGTGCACCACGGTGCCGCCGGCGAAGTCGAGAGCACCCCACAGGAACACCTGGCCGGCATCGGCCATGACTTCATCAAGCTTGGCCTGCGCCGCAGCCTTGGCATCGGGAGCCGCTGCCGCCAGTGCCTTCGCCGCGTCGACGATGGCGTCCGGACCGGCCCAGTACCAGACCATGTGTGCGATCGGGAAATAGATCAGCGTCACCCAGAGCGGGATGAACAGCGCCACCGCCGCGAACTTCATGCGCTCGGCGAACGCACCGACGATGAGGGCCGGCGTGATCGCCGCGAAGGTCATCTGGAAGCAGAAATACACCAGTTCCGAGATGTTGGCGCCGGCGGTGAAGGTGGCGGCCATCGAGTCGGGCGTGATGCCCATCATGAACGCCTTGGAGAAGCCGCCGATGTAGGGCGAGCCGCCGGTGAAGGCGAGGCTGTAGCCGTAGAGCGCCCACAGGATGCAGACGATGCAGACGGTGTAGAACACCTGCGCGAGCACGGAGAGCATGTTCTTGGAGCGGACCAGGCCGCCGTAGAACAGCGCGAGGCCGGGGATGGTCATCAACAGCACGAGCACCGTCGAGGTCAGCATCCAGGCGTTGTCGCCCTTGTTGACCGTCGGCTCGGCGTGTGCGGCGGTTGCGGCCAGAAGGCCGACGGCGAGAGCTGCCAATCCCGCGCCAGTGGGACGCTTAAACGTCATTGTGTTTTACTCCTGAGTGAATGAATGAGCGCGAAATCAGAGCGCGGCCGCGTCGGCTTCGCCGGTGCGGATGCGAACCGCATGGTCGAGGCTGATGACGAAGATCTTGCCGTCGCCGATCTGGCCGGTCTTGGCGGCCGCGGTGATGGCGTCGATGGTCTTGTCGACCTGGTCGGAGGCGACAGCGACTTCGAGCTTGATCTTGGGCAGGAAGCTCACCGCATATTCGGCGCCACGATAGATTTCGGTGTGGCCTTTCTGGCGGCCATAGCCTTTCACTTCGGTGACCGTCAGACCGTGAACGCCGATGGCGGTCAGGGCGTCGCGCACCTCTTCCAGTTTGAATGGCTTGATAATGGCCATAACAATTTTCATGGGTTCATTTCCCCGCTTGGGCCCGGTCGGCGTTGACCGGGCGGACTAGACTGAAGGTCACCGCGCGAAGACGAAGCACTCCACGGGCACAGCCGGACCCATAGAATCAAATGCCGTGCCAACCGGCCGGCTTTGCCTAATCGTTTATGAATCCGATACTTTTCGAGCTGGTACGTGGAACAGCGTAGATGCGCCAAACTGACGCGCTTAATTCTTAGGCAGTCATGATCGATGTCTGGGCAAACCAGACATTGGACACAATCGTGCTCATTGGAGGGGCAGAAAATGGAGGCAGGGGTGCGGTAACCTACAACGGGCAGGAAGACCCGAGGCCTTCGCACAATCCTTCCGGGCATCGGTAAGCGTTCCCTCCCCCCTTATGGGGAGGGAACCGAGAAAAAGCATCGCGGTCGTTGTGGGCGATGTCGGATTGAGATGTGTGAAGCCGAAGGCTCCAGCCCGCCGCCGCCCGCGCTCACGCCGCCAGATCGCGTTGCCTGACGATCTTGTCGATCAGCCCCCATTCCAGCGCCTGCTCCGCCGTCATGAAGTGATCACGGTCCAGCGTCCGCTCGACATCCTCATAGCTGCGCCGACAATGCTCGGCATAAAGCCGGGTCATGCGCCGCTTGGTCTGCTGTATCTCCTCGGCATGGATCAGGATGTCGGACGCTTGCCCCTGAACGCCGCCGAGCGGCTGATGCACATGCAGGCTGGCGTTGGGCAGCGCGGCGCGCTGACCGGGCTCGCCGGCCATCAGCAGGAAGGATCCCATCGAGCGCGCCGTGCCCATGCACAGGGTATGCACCGGCGCCTTGATGAAACGCATGGTGTCGTACATCGCGAGCCCCGAGGTGATCACCCCGCCATAGGAGTTGATGTAGAGATTGATCGGCCGGTTCGGATTGTCGGCTTCGAGAAACAGCAGCTGCGCGCAGACAAGACCGGCCACCGCGTCATTGACCTCGCCGTTCAGGAAGATGATCCGTTCGCGCAAAAGCCGCGAATAGATGTCGAACGATCGCTCGCCGCGCGCGGACTGCTCAACGACCATGGGGACGAGCTGCATCATGTCGCGCATCGGCGACCTCCCTTTCTGCGGATGAGATGTTGAATTGAGTACGTTGTTGGAGCGGGACGAATTTAAGTTGAAGTAACTCCGTCATCCTGAGGTGCGAGCCTTGCGGTGCACTTGCACCGCTGGGCGAGCCTCGAAGGATGCACGGCCGATTCTACCTAAGCATTGGCCGTCGCCCTTCGAGGGCCGCGCTACGCACGGCCACCTCAGGATGACGGATTACGTTGATCGAACCATATCTCACCCCGGTTTAGATCGGTTTCTAGCAAAACTAAAAAATTTCTAAGCGGCGCGCATCAGGCTGCACCGGTTGCTGTTCGCAGCGGTCAGCATCCGCCTGACGTCGGCGCATGCGATTTCATGAATGATGCGGAAGCGCGTTCCGCCGGCTTCATTCGGCTCGATCCGGAACGTCACATGGCTTTCGAGATACGGCGGCTCGGCCTCGCGCATGCGATAACAAATCTCCTCGCCGGGCACCGACGACACTGGTTCAGCTCCCGCCAGATCGGATTGCGGCAGCCAGCGCTCGCGCAGAGCAGGGATCGTCACCGCACGCCAGACTTTGTCCGGCGGCGCATCGAGCTCGTACTCCAGCACCAGCTCGCGCTCGTCGTCGTGTGCGTCGCTTGTTGGTCCATCGCTCATTGATCCAACTCCTTCAGCAGGTCCTTCAGGGCGTCCACGCGCGTCGGCCAGTAGGAGCGATACTTGGTGAGCCATTTGCCGATGTGGGCGATGCCGGCGGGATCGACTTCGTAATTCACAAAGCGACCCTGACGCTGTTCGCGCACCAGGCCCGCGGTGCGCAGCACCGCCAGGTGTTGGGACATCGCCGGCTGGCTGATCGCCATGCCCTCGCGCAGCGTGGTGGCGTTCATGCTGCCGTCGGCCAGCTTCTCGAACACCGCGCGGCGGGTCGGATCGGCCAATGCCTTGAAGATCTCGCTCTCGATCATATCAGACACATAAGCATACACTTATCTGATGCGCAAGGCCGAAAGCCGGCATGAAAAAAGCCCGGCGGATGAGCCGGGCTTTGATCTCTGATGGCTGGTCGCAACGCCTTATTGCAGCGCCTCGCCGTGCTGGGTGATGTCGAGGCCTTCCTGCTCGTGCTCGCGCGAGACCCGCAGCGGCACCATCACATCGACGATCTTCAGCAGCACGAAGGTCATGCCGCCGGTCCACACAAAGGTGACGGCCACGCCATAGAGCTGGCTCAGGATCAGCCGCGAATTGCCTTCCAGCAGGCCCGATGTGCCGCCGATCGCCGAGGTCGCGAACACGCCGAGCAGGAGTGTGCCCAGCATGCCGCCGATGCCGTGGATGCCGAACACGTCCAGCGAATCATCATAGTTGAAGCGATGTTTGAGGCTGGTGCAGGCCCAGAAGCAGACGGCGCCGGCGATGATGCCGATCACGATGCCATGCCAGGGCGCGACGAAACCGGACGCCGGCGTGATGGTGCCGAGGCCGGCGATCGCGCCGGAGATCATGCCCAGCACCGACGGCTTGCGGCGGGTCAGCCATTCGATCAGGGTCCAGGTCAGCGCGCCGGCGCAGGCGGCGAGATGCGTTGCGAGGATCGCCATCACAGCACGCGGGCCGGCCTCCAGTGCCGAGCCGCCATTGAAACCGAACCAGCCCACCCACAGCAGACCAGTGCCGATGAACGCCAGCGACAAATCATAGGGCGCGAGATTGTCCGAGCCGTAGCCGCGGCGATTGCCCATCACCAGCGCGGCGACGAGACCCGCGGTGCCGGCGCTGAGATGAACCACCAGGCCGCCGGCAAAATCCAGCGTGCCGGCCTCGGCCAGGAAACCGCCGCCCCACACCCAATGCGCCAGCGGCACATAAACCAGGGTGAACCAGCAGATCGAAAACGCCAGATACGCCGAGAAACGCAGACGATCGGCCACCGCACCCGCCACCAGCGCCACGGTGATGACCGCGAAGGTCATCTGGTAAAGCGCGAACAGCGCTTCCGGAATGGTCTTGGCCAGCGGATTGACGCTGGTCATGTCGATGCCCGTCAGCAGGCCGCGATCGAGCGAGCCGATCCACGGTCCGTCGCCGACAAAGGCGAGGCTGTAGCCATAGATCACCCACAGGATCGAGATGACGGCCACCGCGGCAAGGCTTTGCGCCATGGTGGCGAGCACGTTCTT is drawn from Bradyrhizobium prioriisuperbiae and contains these coding sequences:
- a CDS encoding outer-membrane lipoprotein carrier protein LolA → MVVPSAMAQAIPLPRPAPKARDGAPVVAAPNAAKPTASTTPAPVTTAATTPPNPVIPDPRNRAPASIFTTFDDKQRAQAAKISSYLSSLLNLSGSFVQVGPDGSRSTGSFFIQKPGKVRFEYDPPSKIAIVADGSSVIVRDTKLATQDLYPLSQTPLRFLLSDKIDLMKDTNVVGVTADDMFVSVTIEEKQPLVGTSRLMLMLGAKDNQLKQWTITDPQGYDTTVAIYNLDTVRKIDPSQFKIDYAIDQYRNVQ
- a CDS encoding DNA translocase FtsK 4TM domain-containing protein codes for the protein MSMPAIERVIPIVGQLPDPIREMLARRLRELTGLALVGLAGIVAAALMTWSVQDPSLSHATAGKIRNIMGFPGAIGADLLMQIMGLGAVMVILPIAVWGWRMMTHRHFDREALRIGSWILCAVVAAGFFSCFPRSAAWPLPTGLGGVVGDALVRAPAVMFGPPGLVYRLILGTLLLAAVIATFLFASGVGSREAVVEPKPSVLDDDDDDAYDDNDSRSISLGWLVHGLLSLKARMWVGLKMAYRFLIASREAPRTASFDRREPSLERGRERTSPPIAPHAHDDDDDEAPAGHGAADSEDEDDEEPVARAPKKRAPKTAAPVAKKGAAFVLPPLTVLTAAKASDRKALSKGELEENSKLLEGVLQDFGVRGEITNARPGPVVTLYELEPAPGIKSSRVIGLADDIARSMSALSARVAVVPGRNAIGIELPNEHREKVYFREMLSTKDETSHKLPLCLGKNIGGEPIIVDLARMPHLLIAGTTGSGKSVAINTMILSLVYRLRPDQCRLIMVDPKMLELSVYDGIPHLLTPVVTDPKKAVVALKWAVREMEQRYKNMAKLGVRNIDGYNVRLGEARANGEELTRTVHTGFDKETGKAIYEEEKLALDPLPYIVIIVDEMADLMMVAGKEIEGTVQRLAQMARAAGLHVVLATQRPSVDVITGTIKANFPTRISFQVTSKIDSRTILGEMGAEQLLGQGDMLYMAGGGRISRVHGPFVSDDEVEKVVRHLKTQGSPEYLEAVTVEEESEEDGAVFDATGMGGGESNDLFTQAVQIVKRDRKASTSYIQRRLQIGYNRAASLMERMEQEGIVGPANHAGKREILVGEEEERF
- a CDS encoding aminotransferase class I/II-fold pyridoxal phosphate-dependent enzyme, which gives rise to MVTPALSQPADGAGEKDSERSPFARLTDLLKGHEPGKPLINMSIGEPQHAVPGFVGPVLAQHATEFGRYPIAKGIAPFREAVASWLGRRFDLPRAVDPETEVLVLSGSREGLFFGAIAAARFVSPRKGTPAVLLPNPFYPAYAAGADAAGCERILLPTTPDNGFLPDLEALDDATLARTVAFFIASPANPQGAVATASYFKRLKQLADHHGFVVLSDECYSEIYTKAAPGSILEHAGPDFANVATFQSLSKRSNLPGMRVGFAAGDKKFLAQMHELRNVAAPTVPVPLQHVAAAAYGDEDHVEVNRALYRTKFDLADQILGSRYGYKRPAGGFCLWLDVSALGDDTAITVRLFKEAGVRVIPGSYLARRQADGSNPGAGYIRVALVQDSETAAEGLHRIVAVLDGKHVREDR
- a CDS encoding GFA family protein gives rise to the protein MKVEGGCYCGKVRYQAEGEPMMAGQCHCRECQYISGGGANTFVAMPVTGFTYTASEPKQFSRKDLEHAVTREFCPECGTHLVTKAPGLPAAIIKIGTLDDPKLFPPQMAIYTCDKQAFHHVPDGMPAFEKLPAR
- a CDS encoding ammonium transporter, encoding MTFKRPTGAGLAALAVGLLAATAAHAEPTVNKGDNAWMLTSTVLVLLMTIPGLALFYGGLVRSKNMLSVLAQVFYTVCIVCILWALYGYSLAFTGGSPYIGGFSKAFMMGITPDSMAATFTAGANISELVYFCFQMTFAAITPALIVGAFAERMKFAAVALFIPLWVTLIYFPIAHMVWYWAGPDAIVDAAKALAAAAPDAKAAAQAKLDEVMADAGQVFLWGALDFAGGTVVHINAGIAGLVGALLVGKRTGYGKDLMAPHSLTMTMIGASLLWVGWFGFNAGSNLEASGGAALAMTNSFLATAAAALAWMFAEWIIKGHPSLLGALSGAIAGLVAVTPAAGYSGPMGAIVLGLVVGVVCLFFCTVIKNALGYDDSLDVFGVHCIGGIVGALGTGILVNPALGGTGVMDYVAGKIGDYDFTTQMISQCKAVATTLVWSGIGSAILYKVVDVIVGLRANVEKEREGLDVTEHTERAYNM
- a CDS encoding P-II family nitrogen regulator; translated protein: MKIVMAIIKPFKLEEVRDALTAIGVHGLTVTEVKGYGRQKGHTEIYRGAEYAVSFLPKIKLEVAVASDQVDKTIDAITAAAKTGQIGDGKIFVISLDHAVRIRTGEADAAAL
- a CDS encoding ATP-dependent Clp protease proteolytic subunit, which produces MRDMMQLVPMVVEQSARGERSFDIYSRLLRERIIFLNGEVNDAVAGLVCAQLLFLEADNPNRPINLYINSYGGVITSGLAMYDTMRFIKAPVHTLCMGTARSMGSFLLMAGEPGQRAALPNASLHVHQPLGGVQGQASDILIHAEEIQQTKRRMTRLYAEHCRRSYEDVERTLDRDHFMTAEQALEWGLIDKIVRQRDLAA
- a CDS encoding metalloregulator ArsR/SmtB family transcription factor; its protein translation is MIESEIFKALADPTRRAVFEKLADGSMNATTLREGMAISQPAMSQHLAVLRTAGLVREQRQGRFVNYEVDPAGIAHIGKWLTKYRSYWPTRVDALKDLLKELDQ
- a CDS encoding ammonium transporter, with protein sequence MTGLLATPAFAQTPAPATTISPADTAWMLVATALVLMMTLPGLALFYAGMVRKKNVLATMAQSLAAVAVISILWVIYGYSLAFVGDGPWIGSLDRGLLTGIDMTSVNPLAKTIPEALFALYQMTFAVITVALVAGAVADRLRFSAYLAFSICWFTLVYVPLAHWVWGGGFLAEAGTLDFAGGLVVHLSAGTAGLVAALVMGNRRGYGSDNLAPYDLSLAFIGTGLLWVGWFGFNGGSALEAGPRAVMAILATHLAACAGALTWTLIEWLTRRKPSVLGMISGAIAGLGTITPASGFVAPWHGIVIGIIAGAVCFWACTSLKHRFNYDDSLDVFGIHGIGGMLGTLLLGVFATSAIGGTSGLLEGNSRLILSQLYGVAVTFVWTGGMTFVLLKIVDVMVPLRVSREHEQEGLDITQHGEALQ